The genomic window TGGCGTCTTTTCTGGTGGTGGGAAGCATTACGGCGCTGGAATATGGTAACCGCCTCGTGCATCTGCCCATGGGCATTTTCGCCATTTCCACCGGCATGGCTCTGCTGCCGTTATATTCAAGGAACGTCACCGAAAAGAAGTTTGAAGAGCTCTCGCAGAGCATGCGTTTCAGTGCGATCACCCTCGCCTATGTGATGATCCCCGTCACGATGCTGATCTTTGCCTTGGGCGGAGACTTTGTCTATCTGCTTTTTCAACGCGGCGCTTTTGACGCACGGGCGAGTTTGATGACGCAGCAGGCGCTTTTCTTTTATTCCATTGGATTGCTTTTTTATAGTCTGAATCAGACGATCACACCGCTGTTCTATGCCAATAAGGATACCCGCACGCCGGTCAAGATCGCCGCTGCGATGGTGACTCTCAATATCACCCTAAACTTTATCCTGATGCAATTTATGCAGCATCGCGGGTTGGCACTTTCCACTTCCATTACCGCCGCCACAAACTATTGCGTCCTACTTTACCACATTCGCAAAAAGCTGCCGCAGATAGATTTTTCCGGAATCTGGACAAACATCCTCAAGGCGATCGTTATCTGTGCCGTGATCTATATCCCAATCGCTTTGCAGGGACGCTATATCGTGGTTTCCGGCAAGGGCATGGTGCTGCTCAGGGACGTCATCGTCACCTCCGTCAGCTTTCTGCTCTTCTATCTGTTGGGGCTGCTTTTCAATCTCGCCTATCTGAAGGAATCGACAAAACGGGTATGGAACAGATTCACCGGCAGATAAAGGAAAAGATCGCCTTTTTACCTGATCAACCCGGCATCTATATCTGGAAAAACGCCGAAGCAGACGTCATCTATGTGGGCAAGGCGTCCTCCCTGAACCATCGCATCAAGTCCTATCTTTCAGGTGGGCAGAAGGATATCAAGACTCAGCAGTTGGTCAAAAACATCGCCGATTTGGAATACATCATCACCAACAGCGAAAATGAGGCTTTCCTTCTCGAAGCGACACTGATCAAGCGCTACAAGCCCAAATATAACGTCATGCTCAAGGACGACAAACGCTATCCATTCGTGAAAGTCACTCTGAGAGAAGCATTTCCGCGCATCC from Candidatus Cloacimonadaceae bacterium includes these protein-coding regions:
- the murJ gene encoding murein biosynthesis integral membrane protein MurJ encodes the protein MSQKKLLRNIGMMSSAVFISRIVGLLRDTVMAYFFGTTYLNDAFIVAYKIPNLLRGLFGEGALSAAFVPLYNEIGIKRGREDQYRFALQVLSILSLALMILTFFGVILAPWIVRILYPGLAEHTKVLAVSLSRIMFPYLFLIGLSSTMIAILNSHDYFFMTGLSSALLNIGMIATILIPYALGVRGEALVYWAGWGVFFGGILQTAINFPFLKRIGYRFAARIKFSGEAITALWRRFLPSMIGVGIREINILADSLMASFLVVGSITALEYGNRLVHLPMGIFAISTGMALLPLYSRNVTEKKFEELSQSMRFSAITLAYVMIPVTMLIFALGGDFVYLLFQRGAFDARASLMTQQALFFYSIGLLFYSLNQTITPLFYANKDTRTPVKIAAAMVTLNITLNFILMQFMQHRGLALSTSITAATNYCVLLYHIRKKLPQIDFSGIWTNILKAIVICAVIYIPIALQGRYIVVSGKGMVLLRDVIVTSVSFLLFYLLGLLFNLAYLKESTKRVWNRFTGR